The Juglans microcarpa x Juglans regia isolate MS1-56 chromosome 8S, Jm3101_v1.0, whole genome shotgun sequence genome has a window encoding:
- the LOC121244421 gene encoding probable aquaporin TIP3-2: MPRRYAFRRAEEATHPDSIRATLAEFISTFIFVFAGEGSLLALGKIYKEPAGTTASELVAIALAHALSFFAAVSASMNISGGHLNPAVTFGTLLGGRISVLLAVYYWVAQLLGSVVAALLLRLATNNTRPVGLYVTSGVGELHGLLLEIVMTFSLVYTVYATAIDPKRGSLGTIAPLAIGFILGANILVGAPFDGASMNPARAFGPALVGWRWRNQWIYWVGPLLGGGLAGLVYEYMVIPTEVPHHTHQPLAPEDY, translated from the exons ATGCCTCGAAGGTATGCGTTCAGGAGGGCAGAAGAGGCCACTCACCCTGATTCCATCAGAGCAACTTTGGCAGAATTCATTTCCACTTTCATCTTTGTCTTTGCTGGCGAAGGCTCTTTACTTGCACTTG GCAAGATCTACAAGGAACCAGCTGGTACAACAGCGTCCGAGCTAGTAGCCATCGCACTTGCGCATGCACTCTCCTTCTTTGCAGCCGTGTCAGCCAGCATGAACATATCCGGCGGCCATCTGAATCCTGCGGTCACCTTCGGCACCCTCCTTGGCGGAAGAATCTCAGTTCTCCTTGCTGTCTACTACTGGGTTGCGCAGCTCTTGGGTTCAGTTGTGGCAGCCCTCTTGCTCAGGCTTGCCACCAATAACACG AGACCAGTGGGGTTGTACGTAACATCAGGTGTTGGGGAGTTGCATGGGCTGCTATTGGAGATCGTGATGACATTCAGCCTGGTTTACACAGTTTATGCGACTGCCATTGATCCCAAACGCGGTAGCTTGGGGACGATTGCGCCTCTCGCAATTGGGTTTATCCTTGGGGCGAACATCCTGGTTGGTGCGCCTTTTGATGGAGCATCCATGAACCCTGCAAGAGCATTTGGACCAGCTTTGGTtggatggagatggaggaatCAATGGATATATTGGGTTGGTCCACTTTTAGGAGGTGGGTTGGCTGGACTTGTGTATGAGTACATGGTTATACCCACAGAAGTCCCTCATCACACCCACCAGCCCTTGGCTCCTGAGGATTACTAG
- the LOC121244900 gene encoding uncharacterized protein LOC121244900 isoform X1: MSSLTSLCSSNLELFLHHVTPTVPSRPLPQSCFNDLNSLWQLPGKDTIEYFTLRDLWDCYDEWSAYGAGTPVLMNGGETVMQYYVPYLSAIQICTNKSGATSRNRKEDSDVAEFESDSWSDDSGSDNLSRSLSNYSSKAWDAVSEDSSLEQEGSLAMKDRLGCLYLQYIETASPYWRVPFSDKITELSQSSPALMTLKSVDLSPASWMAVAWYPIYHIPSQKNEKDLSACFLSYHTLSSTFQDDTMENADTNMEHAKCHHEVMGNIGQKSKEESNGGISLPPFGLATYKLQGDLWIKPQTSDRERMIHLYSAADSWLKQLGIHHHDFNFFTFHATM, translated from the exons ATGTCTTCTCTCACATCGTTGTGTTCCTCAAATCTGGAGCTGTTTCTTCATCATGTGACCCCCACGGTTCCCTCACGACCACTTCCTCAG AGCTGCTTTAATGATCTAAATAGCCTCTGGCAACTACCTGGTAAAGACACAATTGAATACTTCACGTTGAGAGATCTCTGGGACTGCTATGACGAATGGAGTGCATATGGTGCTGGCACTCCTGTACTGATGAATGGTGGTGAAACTGTGATGCAGTACTATGTTCCTTATCTATCTGCCATTCAGATATGCACTAACAAATCAGGTGCCACTTCCAG GAATCGTAAAGAGGACAGTGACGTGGCAGAGTTTGAAAGTGATTCCTGGAGTGATGACAGTGGGAGTGATAATCTATCGAGGTCTCTAAGCAACTACTCTAGCAAGGCTTGGGACGCAGTTTCGGAAGATTCAAGCTTAGAGCAAGAGGGTTCATTGGCAATGAAGGATAGGCTTGGCTGCCTTTACTTACAGTACATTGAAACCGCTTCCCCCTACTGGAGAGTCCCATTCTCGGACAAG ATAACTGAATTATCTCAAAGTAGCCCGGCGTTAATGACACTCAAGAGTGTGGATCTTTCCCCTGCGAGTTGGATGGCTGTTGCTTG gtATCCTATTTATCACATTCCAagtcagaaaaatgaaaaggatttGTCGGCATGCTTCCTCAGTTATCATACTTTGTCCTCAACTTTCCAAG ACGATACAATGGAGAATGCTGACACCAATATGGAACATGCTAAGTGCCATCATGAAGTAATGGGAAACATAGGACAGAAATCTAAGGAAGAAAGCAATGGTGGgatctctcttcctccctttgGTCTAGCTACTTACAAGTTACAAGGAGATCTTTGGATAAAGCCACAGACATCTGATCGTGAAAGGATGATCCATCTCTACAGCGCTGCAGATTCGTGGTTGAAGCAGCTCGGCATCCATCACCATGACTTCAACTTCTTCACTTTTCATGCCACCATGTAA
- the LOC121244900 gene encoding uncharacterized protein LOC121244900 isoform X2 — protein MNGGETVMQYYVPYLSAIQICTNKSGATSRNRKEDSDVAEFESDSWSDDSGSDNLSRSLSNYSSKAWDAVSEDSSLEQEGSLAMKDRLGCLYLQYIETASPYWRVPFSDKITELSQSSPALMTLKSVDLSPASWMAVAWYPIYHIPSQKNEKDLSACFLSYHTLSSTFQDDTMENADTNMEHAKCHHEVMGNIGQKSKEESNGGISLPPFGLATYKLQGDLWIKPQTSDRERMIHLYSAADSWLKQLGIHHHDFNFFTFHATM, from the exons ATGAATGGTGGTGAAACTGTGATGCAGTACTATGTTCCTTATCTATCTGCCATTCAGATATGCACTAACAAATCAGGTGCCACTTCCAG GAATCGTAAAGAGGACAGTGACGTGGCAGAGTTTGAAAGTGATTCCTGGAGTGATGACAGTGGGAGTGATAATCTATCGAGGTCTCTAAGCAACTACTCTAGCAAGGCTTGGGACGCAGTTTCGGAAGATTCAAGCTTAGAGCAAGAGGGTTCATTGGCAATGAAGGATAGGCTTGGCTGCCTTTACTTACAGTACATTGAAACCGCTTCCCCCTACTGGAGAGTCCCATTCTCGGACAAG ATAACTGAATTATCTCAAAGTAGCCCGGCGTTAATGACACTCAAGAGTGTGGATCTTTCCCCTGCGAGTTGGATGGCTGTTGCTTG gtATCCTATTTATCACATTCCAagtcagaaaaatgaaaaggatttGTCGGCATGCTTCCTCAGTTATCATACTTTGTCCTCAACTTTCCAAG ACGATACAATGGAGAATGCTGACACCAATATGGAACATGCTAAGTGCCATCATGAAGTAATGGGAAACATAGGACAGAAATCTAAGGAAGAAAGCAATGGTGGgatctctcttcctccctttgGTCTAGCTACTTACAAGTTACAAGGAGATCTTTGGATAAAGCCACAGACATCTGATCGTGAAAGGATGATCCATCTCTACAGCGCTGCAGATTCGTGGTTGAAGCAGCTCGGCATCCATCACCATGACTTCAACTTCTTCACTTTTCATGCCACCATGTAA